A single genomic interval of Nocardioides nitrophenolicus harbors:
- a CDS encoding Ig-like domain-containing protein: MSQPRRTARSDHSRRARPGARAALLAVLLAGLPAGGAVAAPPAEPTPSGHVSRASYQTVTGLVVTGWRTWPPGSPNAYPIEAIATVDVYESLEPANGTVAFYLNGAQLGEEVAVDAEGTARMSMPTDQVGTYQVFARYTGTATQAPSVSRTLDYRVDPAITPPPGHAQGAAVASSVKARISPAPGRRVRVKVVVSASRPATGRVEVRDGSKVVASGTITAAGTVKLRTRKLARGTHRLKVRYLGSTTVSASGRTYRVTVR; the protein is encoded by the coding sequence GTGAGCCAGCCGAGACGAACAGCCAGGTCCGACCACTCCCGCCGAGCACGACCCGGCGCCCGCGCGGCGCTGCTCGCCGTCCTGCTCGCGGGCCTGCCCGCCGGCGGCGCGGTCGCCGCTCCGCCCGCGGAGCCCACTCCGAGCGGGCACGTGAGCCGGGCGAGCTACCAGACGGTCACCGGCCTGGTCGTCACCGGCTGGCGGACCTGGCCGCCCGGGTCCCCGAACGCCTACCCGATCGAGGCGATCGCCACGGTCGACGTCTACGAGAGCCTCGAGCCGGCGAACGGGACGGTGGCGTTCTATCTGAACGGCGCCCAGCTCGGTGAGGAGGTCGCCGTCGACGCCGAGGGCACGGCGCGGATGAGCATGCCGACCGACCAGGTCGGCACCTACCAGGTGTTCGCCCGCTACACCGGCACGGCGACCCAGGCGCCGTCCGTGAGCAGGACGCTCGACTACCGCGTCGACCCCGCGATCACGCCGCCGCCGGGCCACGCCCAGGGCGCCGCCGTGGCCTCCAGCGTGAAGGCGCGGATCAGCCCGGCGCCGGGACGGCGGGTGAGGGTGAAGGTCGTCGTCTCCGCGTCGCGGCCGGCCACGGGCCGGGTCGAGGTCCGCGACGGCTCGAAGGTGGTGGCGAGCGGGACGATCACCGCGGCCGGCACCGTGAAGCTGCGGACGAGGAAGCTGGCGAGGGGCACGCACAGGCTGAAGGTCCGCTACCTGGGCTCGACCACCGTGAGCGCCTCGGGCCGGACCTACCGGGTCACCGTTCGCTGA
- a CDS encoding SigE family RNA polymerase sigma factor — MRDQEFAAYVAQRRPQLYRAAWLLCGDPHRAEDIVQAALARLYVAWPRVRRADSVDAYVRRAVVNAHLDEGRRPWRRESSAGERLPDVPVAAAADALGERDALWTALRALPSGQRRVVVLRHWWGLSVAETAADLGISAGTVKSQTSAALAALRVALADPSDSCSDSLEENLS, encoded by the coding sequence ATGCGGGACCAGGAGTTCGCGGCGTACGTCGCCCAGCGGCGGCCACAGCTGTACCGCGCCGCGTGGCTGCTGTGCGGTGACCCGCACCGGGCCGAGGACATCGTGCAGGCGGCGCTGGCCCGGCTCTACGTCGCCTGGCCGCGGGTACGGCGCGCCGACTCCGTCGACGCCTACGTCCGCCGCGCCGTGGTCAACGCCCACCTCGACGAGGGCCGCCGGCCCTGGCGCCGCGAGTCCTCGGCGGGGGAGCGGCTGCCCGACGTACCGGTGGCCGCCGCCGCGGACGCGCTCGGTGAGCGCGACGCGCTGTGGACCGCGCTCCGGGCGCTCCCGTCCGGTCAGCGCCGGGTGGTGGTGCTGCGGCACTGGTGGGGACTCAGCGTGGCGGAGACCGCCGCCGACCTCGGGATCAGCGCCGGCACCGTCAAGAGCCAGACCTCGGCCGCGCTCGCCGCGCTCCGGGTCGCGCTCGCCGACCCGTCCGACTCCTGTTCCGACTCACTGGAGGAGAACCTCTCATGA
- a CDS encoding TetR/AcrR family transcriptional regulator, with translation MTTPTRTRLSPAERRTQLLELGFRLLATRSLDELSIDLLAEEAGISRGLMYHYFGSKLGFYEAVVQHAADDLYSRTAPPDEGEPLERLLASLAGYVDYVIANHAGYRSLVKAATGGNDSLRAIYDATFAALAERFFTADPDGLVVPDTPAVRLLIHAWQAMVEDLVLTWCDSPAGLSREDLLQVVTTSLPALVDTLPG, from the coding sequence GTGACGACGCCCACGCGGACCCGCCTCTCCCCGGCCGAGCGCCGTACCCAGCTGCTCGAGCTGGGCTTCCGGCTGCTCGCCACCCGCTCGCTCGACGAGCTCTCGATCGACCTGCTCGCCGAGGAGGCCGGGATCTCCCGCGGGCTGATGTACCACTACTTCGGCAGCAAGCTGGGCTTCTACGAGGCCGTCGTCCAGCACGCCGCGGACGACCTCTACTCCCGCACCGCTCCCCCCGACGAGGGCGAGCCACTCGAGCGCCTGCTCGCCTCCCTGGCCGGCTACGTCGACTACGTCATCGCCAACCACGCCGGCTACCGCTCCCTGGTCAAGGCGGCGACCGGCGGCAACGACAGCCTGCGCGCGATCTACGACGCCACCTTCGCCGCGCTGGCGGAGCGCTTCTTCACCGCCGACCCGGACGGGCTGGTCGTCCCCGACACCCCCGCCGTACGGCTGCTCATCCACGCCTGGCAGGCGATGGTCGAGGACCTGGTCCTCACCTGGTGCGACTCCCCCGCCGGGCTGTCCCGCGAGGACCTGCTCCAGGTGGTCACCACCTCGCTGCCGGCGCTCGTCGACACCCTCCCCGGGTGA
- a CDS encoding FUSC family protein has product MEAPNDGVLDRMWSRSRLSLRGRVDRWRDKLWVVAQCSIAAGVAWFVANDLFGHDLPFFAPIAAVLCLGTSYGQRLRRVVEVTIGVAIGVFIADVLVAGIGSGAWQLALIVFLSMSTALLFDAGIMFVNQAAIQSIVVAVLLPGAGGAFLRWTDAVIGGAVALVAAMAVPAAPLRRPREQAAAVARKIAQLLRAASDVMVDGEVTPALELLADARATDRLIRELQAAAEEGMAVVSSSPFRIRHREPLRRMVELVDPLDRALRSTRVLVRQTTITAYRRLPVPASYVGLAADLAAAAEAVARELHADRIATAARDEVLAVGAATGQVERSDILTAEAILAQIRAIVADLLMVTGMGQLEATDALPPPR; this is encoded by the coding sequence GTGGAGGCGCCGAACGACGGGGTACTGGACCGGATGTGGTCGCGCAGCCGCTTGTCGCTGCGCGGCCGCGTCGACCGGTGGCGCGACAAGCTGTGGGTGGTCGCGCAGTGCTCGATCGCCGCGGGCGTCGCCTGGTTCGTCGCCAACGACCTGTTCGGCCACGACCTGCCCTTCTTCGCGCCGATCGCCGCGGTGCTGTGCCTCGGCACGTCGTACGGGCAGCGGCTGCGGCGGGTCGTCGAGGTCACCATCGGCGTCGCGATCGGGGTCTTCATCGCCGACGTGCTGGTGGCCGGCATCGGGTCCGGTGCCTGGCAGCTGGCGCTGATCGTCTTCTTGTCCATGTCGACGGCGCTGCTGTTCGACGCGGGGATCATGTTCGTCAACCAGGCCGCGATCCAGTCGATCGTGGTGGCGGTGCTGCTGCCGGGAGCGGGCGGTGCCTTCCTGCGCTGGACCGACGCCGTGATCGGCGGCGCGGTGGCCCTGGTGGCGGCGATGGCGGTCCCGGCCGCCCCGCTGCGGCGGCCGCGCGAGCAGGCCGCCGCCGTCGCGCGCAAGATCGCCCAGCTGCTGCGCGCCGCCTCCGACGTGATGGTCGACGGGGAGGTGACGCCGGCGCTCGAGCTGCTCGCCGACGCCCGCGCGACCGACCGGCTGATCCGCGAGCTCCAGGCCGCGGCCGAGGAGGGGATGGCGGTGGTCAGCTCCTCGCCGTTCCGGATCCGGCACCGCGAGCCGCTGCGCCGCATGGTCGAGCTGGTCGATCCGCTCGACCGGGCCCTGCGCAGCACCCGGGTGCTGGTGCGGCAGACCACGATCACGGCGTACCGCCGGCTGCCGGTGCCCGCGTCGTACGTCGGCCTGGCCGCCGACCTCGCCGCGGCCGCCGAGGCGGTCGCCCGCGAGCTGCACGCCGACCGGATCGCGACCGCCGCCCGCGACGAGGTGCTGGCGGTCGGTGCGGCGACCGGGCAGGTCGAGCGCAGCGACATCCTCACCGCCGAGGCGATCCTCGCCCAGATCCGCGCGATCGTCGCCGACCTGCTGATGGTGACCGGCATGGGCCAGCTCGAGGCGACCGACGCGCTGCCGCCGCCGCGCTGA
- the hrpA gene encoding ATP-dependent RNA helicase HrpA — protein MGPAVDITYPPDLPVSARRDDIAAAIRDHQVVIVAGETGSGKTTQLPKICLELGLGAPGEDGRPRMIGHTQPRRIAARSVAERIASELGTELGDLVGYQVRFTDRTSKQSRVKLMTDGILLAELQRDRLLRRYDTIIIDEAHERSLNIDFLLGYLKQLLPRRPDLKLVITSATIDTDRFARHFDDAPIIEVSGRTYPVEIRYRPLMELAEADDDGEPIVRDQTEAIVDAVKELSAEGPGDILVFLPGEREIRDTAEALAPLGEGIRGVDVLPLYSRLSAAEQHRVFAPAKGSRRRVVLATNVAETSLTVPGIRYVVDTGVARISRYSARTKVQRLPIEPISQASANQRSGRCGRVAAGIAIRLYAEEDFESRPEFTDPEILRTNLASVILQMTSLGLGDIERFPFVEPPDRRNIQAGTQLLEELGAVATSGRQGELTKVGRRLARLPIDPRLGRMLLEAERLGCVRDVLVIVAALSLQDPRERPGADHPTERAQADQLHARFKAEGSDFLTLLNLWQHLRQQQKELSGSAFRRMCKREFLNYLRVREWQEFVAQLRQVTKEMEVRLEAPSETPDADGIHQALLSGLLSHIGLLEEREKPARSGPGARKDGRRPGPREYLGARGARFAIFPGSGLARRNPPFVMAGELVETGRLWARQNAAIDPRWAERLGAHLVKRSYSEPHWSRRRQAVMAKERVTLYGVPLAADRSVTYGKVDPELSREIFIRHALVYGEWDTRHHFLRDNKRLLEQAEELEHRARRRDLVVDEHTLFDFYDARVPEGIVSGAHFDRWWRDARRAQPELLTFDPAMLTHDAAEEVREADYPEEWSVTGGLTFSISYHFEPGAKDDGLTIDIPVATLNRVDDDDFSWIVPGLREELVTELIRSLPKALRVSFVPAPNTAREFLAAVPAGEEPLLTALERYLRSTTGVHVPREAWDLTALPAHLKPSYRVVDEGGRVQGRGKSLAELKAPLQPQFEQAIAAVASDSGVARTGETDWVFDEIPATATWTRAGHEVEAHPGLVDEGATVGLQVFGSADERDARHRLGVVRLALLALGAAPLSGVVDGLGNAEKLGLAGTPYAGVPAILDDCLRAVVVDAVDARPPVRTREEYDALLAALRPVAAAGVREVLAELLRVLASWREVDRLLSGRADLPMLPALTDLQAQLGRLVHDGFVGEAGALRLRRYRTWLAAMRERRTALENGGPAALAKDRQRMDVLQPLQDAYLDRIAALPEGRPAGAGLRAIRWMLEEYRVSLWAQQLGTDGPISDVRIRKALDAL, from the coding sequence ATGGGCCCCGCTGTGGACATCACCTACCCGCCCGACCTCCCGGTCAGCGCCCGACGCGACGACATCGCCGCCGCGATCCGTGACCACCAGGTCGTGATCGTCGCCGGTGAGACCGGCTCCGGGAAGACCACCCAGCTCCCGAAGATCTGCCTCGAGCTGGGCCTCGGCGCGCCCGGCGAGGACGGCCGGCCGCGGATGATCGGGCACACCCAGCCGCGCCGGATCGCGGCCCGCTCGGTGGCCGAGCGGATCGCCTCCGAGCTCGGCACCGAGCTCGGCGACCTGGTGGGCTACCAGGTCCGGTTCACCGACCGTACGTCGAAGCAGAGCCGGGTCAAGCTGATGACCGACGGCATCCTGCTCGCGGAGCTGCAGCGCGACCGGCTGCTGCGGCGCTACGACACGATCATCATCGACGAGGCCCACGAGCGCAGCCTCAACATCGACTTCCTGCTGGGCTACCTCAAGCAGCTGCTGCCCCGGCGGCCCGACCTCAAGCTGGTCATCACCTCCGCGACCATCGACACCGACCGCTTCGCCCGGCACTTCGACGACGCCCCGATCATCGAGGTCTCCGGCCGCACCTACCCGGTCGAGATCCGGTATCGCCCCCTCATGGAGCTCGCCGAGGCCGACGACGACGGCGAGCCCATCGTCCGGGACCAGACCGAGGCGATCGTCGACGCCGTCAAGGAGCTCTCCGCCGAGGGACCGGGCGACATCCTGGTGTTCCTCCCCGGCGAGCGCGAGATCCGCGACACCGCCGAGGCGCTCGCGCCGTTGGGGGAGGGCATCCGCGGGGTCGACGTGCTCCCGCTCTACAGCCGCCTCTCCGCCGCCGAGCAGCACCGGGTCTTCGCGCCCGCGAAGGGCTCGCGCCGGCGCGTGGTCCTCGCCACGAATGTCGCCGAGACCTCGCTGACCGTCCCCGGCATCCGGTACGTCGTCGACACCGGCGTCGCCCGGATCTCCCGCTACTCCGCGCGCACCAAGGTCCAGCGCCTCCCGATCGAGCCGATCAGCCAGGCATCGGCCAACCAGCGCTCCGGCCGGTGCGGCCGGGTCGCGGCCGGCATCGCGATCCGGCTCTACGCCGAGGAGGACTTCGAGTCCCGCCCCGAGTTCACCGACCCGGAGATCCTGCGCACCAACCTGGCGTCCGTCATCCTCCAGATGACCTCGCTCGGGCTGGGCGACATCGAGCGCTTCCCGTTCGTGGAGCCGCCGGACCGCCGCAACATCCAGGCCGGCACCCAGCTGCTGGAGGAGCTCGGCGCGGTCGCCACGAGTGGCCGGCAGGGCGAGCTGACCAAGGTGGGACGGCGCCTCGCCCGGCTCCCCATCGACCCGCGGCTGGGACGGATGCTGCTGGAGGCCGAGCGGCTCGGCTGCGTGCGCGACGTCCTCGTGATCGTCGCGGCCCTCTCGCTGCAGGACCCGCGCGAGCGCCCCGGCGCGGACCATCCGACCGAGCGCGCGCAGGCCGACCAGCTGCACGCTCGGTTCAAGGCCGAGGGCTCGGACTTCCTCACCCTGCTCAACCTGTGGCAGCACCTGCGCCAGCAGCAGAAGGAGCTGTCGGGCAGCGCCTTCCGCCGGATGTGCAAGCGGGAGTTCCTCAACTACCTGCGGGTGCGGGAGTGGCAGGAGTTCGTCGCCCAGCTGCGCCAGGTCACCAAGGAGATGGAGGTCCGGCTTGAGGCGCCGAGCGAGACGCCGGACGCCGACGGCATCCACCAGGCGCTGCTCTCGGGCCTGCTCTCCCACATCGGGCTGCTGGAGGAGCGGGAGAAGCCGGCCAGGTCGGGGCCGGGCGCCCGCAAGGACGGCCGTCGCCCCGGCCCGCGCGAGTACCTCGGCGCCCGCGGCGCGCGGTTCGCGATCTTCCCTGGCTCCGGCCTGGCCCGGAGGAACCCGCCCTTCGTGATGGCCGGCGAGCTGGTCGAGACCGGCCGGCTCTGGGCCCGCCAGAACGCCGCGATCGACCCGCGCTGGGCCGAGCGGCTCGGCGCCCACCTGGTCAAGCGCTCCTACTCGGAGCCGCACTGGTCGCGCAGGCGCCAGGCGGTGATGGCCAAGGAGCGGGTCACGCTGTACGGCGTCCCGCTGGCGGCCGACCGGTCCGTCACCTACGGCAAGGTCGATCCCGAGCTGTCGCGCGAGATCTTCATCCGGCACGCCCTCGTCTACGGCGAGTGGGACACCCGCCACCACTTCCTGCGCGACAACAAGCGGCTCCTCGAGCAGGCCGAGGAGCTCGAGCACCGCGCCCGGCGGCGCGACCTGGTGGTCGACGAGCACACCCTGTTCGACTTCTACGACGCCCGCGTCCCCGAGGGGATCGTCAGCGGCGCGCACTTCGACCGGTGGTGGCGCGACGCGCGGCGCGCGCAACCCGAGCTGCTCACCTTCGACCCGGCGATGCTCACCCACGACGCGGCCGAGGAGGTGCGCGAGGCGGACTACCCCGAGGAGTGGTCGGTGACGGGCGGGCTGACCTTCTCGATCAGCTACCACTTCGAGCCGGGCGCGAAGGACGACGGGCTGACCATCGACATCCCCGTCGCGACGCTCAACCGGGTCGACGACGACGACTTCTCCTGGATCGTGCCGGGCCTGCGCGAGGAGCTGGTGACCGAGCTGATCCGCAGCCTCCCGAAGGCGCTGCGGGTCAGCTTCGTGCCGGCGCCCAACACCGCACGCGAGTTCCTGGCCGCCGTGCCCGCGGGGGAGGAGCCGCTGCTCACCGCCCTCGAGCGCTACCTGCGCTCCACCACGGGCGTCCACGTCCCGCGGGAGGCCTGGGACCTGACGGCCCTCCCGGCCCACCTCAAGCCGAGCTACCGGGTCGTCGACGAGGGCGGTCGGGTGCAGGGCCGCGGCAAGTCGCTCGCCGAGCTCAAGGCGCCGCTGCAGCCGCAGTTCGAGCAGGCGATCGCCGCCGTCGCCTCCGACTCCGGCGTCGCCCGCACCGGCGAGACCGACTGGGTCTTCGACGAGATCCCCGCCACCGCCACCTGGACCCGCGCCGGGCACGAGGTCGAGGCCCATCCCGGGCTGGTCGACGAGGGCGCCACCGTCGGCCTCCAGGTGTTCGGCTCCGCCGACGAGCGCGACGCACGACACCGGCTGGGCGTGGTCCGGCTCGCCCTGCTCGCGCTCGGCGCGGCACCGCTGTCCGGCGTCGTCGACGGCCTCGGCAACGCCGAGAAGCTCGGCCTCGCCGGCACCCCGTACGCCGGCGTGCCCGCCATCCTCGACGACTGCCTGCGTGCCGTGGTGGTCGACGCCGTCGACGCCCGGCCGCCGGTCCGCACCCGCGAGGAGTACGACGCCCTGCTGGCGGCGCTGCGCCCGGTCGCGGCCGCGGGCGTGCGCGAGGTGCTCGCCGAGCTGCTGCGCGTGCTCGCCTCCTGGCGCGAGGTCGACCGCCTGCTCAGCGGGCGCGCCGACCTGCCGATGCTGCCGGCCCTCACCGACCTCCAGGCCCAGCTCGGCCGCCTGGTCCACGATGGCTTCGTGGGCGAGGCCGGCGCCCTGCGGCTGCGCCGCTACCGCACCTGGCTGGCCGCGATGCGCGAGCGTCGTACGGCCCTCGAGAACGGCGGCCCGGCCGCGCTCGCCAAGGACCGGCAGCGGATGGACGTGCTCCAGCCGCTCCAGGACGCCTATCTCGACCGGATCGCCGCGCTGCCCGAGGGTCGTCCCGCCGGGGCCGGCCTGCGCGCGATCCGCTGGATGCTGGAGGAGTACCGGGTCTCCTTGTGGGCCCAGCAGCTCGGCACCGACGGCCCGATCTCCGACGTCCGGATCCGCAAGGCTCTCGACGCGCTCTGA
- a CDS encoding flavin-containing monooxygenase, whose translation MSATPGRRNVDHLIVGAGFAGLAAAIKLDEAGERDFVVIEKDSDVGGTWHINTYPGAECDVPSQLYSYSFALNPAWSKVYSPQQEIWEYTRRVAEESGTLDRFVFDTAVLDARWDDDLQRWVVRTEGPAGVQEYAARTVVAGAGGLSEPRLPEIEGIDGFQGEIFHSARWNHDVDLAGKRIAVIGTGASAVQLVPELQQVAGHVDVYQRTPNWIIPRNEREFSSIEKAVFAKVPGAQRALRSFVYATLEARVPAFARFPVLMKAVEAQGRKNIAKGISDPALRAKVTPDYRAGCKRILISNKWYPALDADNVDLVTDPIAAVTADAIVTADGVERPIDVLVVATGFYVTEPPIARHITGRDGRTLADLWDESGMAAYKGTTFHGFPNLFQIVGPNTALGHSSMIFIIESQVRYVVEAAKAMRREGLAAVEPTQAAQDAWTAEIRRKMRPTVWQTGGCASWYLDKFGNNTTLWPGQTFTFRQHLSTFDLDRYDVEVSHEREAVNA comes from the coding sequence ATGAGTGCAACCCCGGGTCGCAGGAATGTGGACCACCTCATCGTCGGTGCCGGCTTCGCCGGTCTCGCCGCCGCGATCAAGCTCGACGAGGCCGGCGAGCGCGACTTCGTCGTCATCGAGAAGGACAGCGACGTCGGCGGCACCTGGCACATCAACACCTACCCGGGTGCGGAGTGCGACGTCCCGAGCCAGCTCTACTCGTACTCCTTCGCGCTGAACCCCGCGTGGTCCAAGGTCTACTCGCCGCAGCAGGAGATCTGGGAGTACACCCGCCGGGTCGCCGAGGAGTCCGGCACGCTCGACCGATTCGTCTTCGACACCGCCGTCCTCGACGCGCGATGGGACGACGACCTCCAGCGCTGGGTCGTGCGCACCGAGGGCCCGGCCGGCGTGCAGGAGTACGCCGCGCGCACCGTCGTCGCCGGCGCCGGGGGGCTCTCCGAGCCCCGGCTCCCCGAGATCGAGGGCATCGACGGCTTCCAGGGCGAGATCTTCCACTCGGCCCGCTGGAACCACGACGTCGACCTCGCCGGCAAGCGGATCGCCGTCATCGGCACCGGCGCCTCGGCCGTCCAGCTCGTGCCCGAGCTGCAGCAGGTCGCCGGGCACGTCGACGTCTACCAGCGCACGCCGAACTGGATCATCCCCCGCAACGAGCGGGAGTTCAGCAGCATCGAGAAGGCCGTCTTCGCGAAGGTCCCCGGCGCCCAGCGGGCGCTGCGCTCGTTCGTGTACGCGACGCTCGAGGCGCGGGTCCCGGCGTTCGCCCGCTTCCCAGTGCTGATGAAGGCGGTCGAGGCGCAGGGCCGGAAGAACATCGCGAAGGGCATCTCCGACCCCGCGCTGCGCGCGAAGGTCACGCCCGACTACCGCGCGGGCTGCAAGCGGATCCTGATCTCCAACAAGTGGTATCCCGCGCTCGACGCCGACAACGTCGACCTGGTGACCGACCCGATCGCCGCGGTCACCGCCGACGCCATCGTGACCGCCGACGGCGTCGAGCGCCCGATCGACGTGCTCGTGGTGGCCACCGGCTTCTATGTCACCGAGCCGCCGATCGCCCGCCACATCACCGGCCGCGACGGCCGCACCCTCGCCGACCTGTGGGACGAGAGCGGGATGGCGGCGTACAAGGGCACCACCTTCCACGGCTTCCCCAACCTGTTCCAGATCGTCGGTCCCAACACCGCGCTGGGGCACTCCAGCATGATCTTCATCATCGAGTCCCAGGTGCGCTACGTCGTCGAGGCGGCCAAGGCGATGCGCCGCGAGGGTCTCGCCGCCGTCGAGCCGACCCAGGCCGCGCAGGACGCGTGGACCGCGGAGATCCGGCGCAAGATGAGGCCGACCGTGTGGCAGACCGGCGGCTGCGCGAGCTGGTATCTCGACAAGTTCGGCAACAACACCACCCTGTGGCCGGGGCAGACGTTCACCTTCCGGCAGCACCTGAGCACCTTCGACCTCGACCGGTACGACGTCGAGGTGTCCCACGAGCGAGAGGCAGTCAACGCGTGA
- a CDS encoding SRPBCC family protein, translated as MTNVVEQSVEIAAPISTVFAYVDDFSTTKDWMYGLTRIEPVTDQLHGVGAQYDGVMKVGVPLKARIECTAWERDRLVELTSVKGIETTQRWTFTDLGDDRTRVDAWISFTLPGGPAGKAIAGAVKPVVGIAVKHSSEALVRNVEALA; from the coding sequence GTGACCAATGTGGTGGAGCAGAGCGTCGAGATCGCGGCGCCGATCAGCACGGTGTTCGCCTACGTCGACGACTTCAGCACCACCAAGGACTGGATGTACGGCCTGACCCGGATCGAGCCGGTCACCGACCAGCTGCACGGCGTCGGTGCCCAGTACGACGGCGTGATGAAGGTCGGCGTCCCGCTCAAGGCGCGGATCGAGTGCACCGCCTGGGAGCGGGACCGGCTGGTCGAGCTGACCTCGGTCAAGGGGATCGAGACCACGCAGCGCTGGACCTTCACCGACCTCGGCGACGACCGCACCCGGGTGGACGCCTGGATCTCCTTCACCCTGCCCGGCGGCCCCGCCGGCAAGGCGATCGCGGGTGCGGTGAAGCCGGTGGTCGGCATCGCGGTCAAGCACTCCAGCGAGGCCCTGGTGCGCAATGTGGAGGCCCTCGCCTGA
- a CDS encoding SDR family NAD(P)-dependent oxidoreductase yields the protein MKNLSNKVVVITGAGSGIGRALAVNLAGKGARLALSDVNTDGLDETAALAKDAGSPDVQTARLDVADRDAFAAYAASVAEHFGQVNVVINNAGVALAGDVVDLTYQDMEWIVGINFWGVVHGTKEFLPHLIASGDGHVVNLSSLFGLLAMPGQSAYNATKFAVRGFTEALREEMLIAGHRVGVTSVHPGGIKTAIARNARVSDKEDKAATAKLFDEKLAKMTPERAAEIIVKGITKNQARVLVGLDAHALHNFQKFTGSRYEDVVALVSKRVLPAKAV from the coding sequence GTGAAGAACCTCAGCAACAAGGTCGTCGTCATCACCGGCGCGGGCTCCGGCATCGGCCGCGCCCTCGCGGTCAACCTGGCCGGCAAGGGCGCCCGGCTGGCGCTCTCCGACGTCAACACCGACGGTCTCGACGAGACCGCCGCCCTGGCGAAGGACGCCGGCTCGCCCGACGTGCAGACCGCGCGTCTCGACGTCGCCGACCGGGACGCCTTCGCGGCCTACGCCGCCTCGGTCGCCGAGCACTTCGGCCAGGTCAACGTCGTGATCAACAACGCCGGCGTCGCGCTGGCCGGCGACGTGGTCGACTTGACCTACCAGGACATGGAGTGGATCGTCGGCATCAACTTCTGGGGCGTCGTGCACGGCACCAAGGAGTTCCTGCCCCACCTGATCGCGTCCGGCGACGGCCACGTGGTCAACCTTTCGTCGCTGTTCGGACTGCTCGCGATGCCGGGCCAGAGCGCCTACAACGCGACCAAGTTCGCGGTGCGCGGGTTCACCGAGGCGTTGCGCGAGGAGATGCTGATCGCCGGGCACCGCGTCGGCGTGACCTCGGTGCATCCCGGCGGCATCAAGACCGCGATCGCCCGCAACGCCCGGGTCTCCGACAAGGAGGACAAGGCGGCGACGGCCAAGCTGTTCGACGAGAAGCTCGCCAAGATGACGCCCGAGCGGGCCGCCGAGATCATCGTCAAGGGCATCACCAAGAACCAGGCGCGGGTGCTGGTCGGCCTCGACGCCCACGCGCTGCACAACTTCCAGAAGTTCACCGGCTCGCGCTACGAGGACGTCGTGGCGCTCGTCTCCAAGAGGGTGCTCCCGGCCAAGGCCGTGTAG